The following are encoded together in the Acidovorax sp. KKS102 genome:
- a CDS encoding helix-turn-helix transcriptional regulator: MKLQVPDLSPLAQRLAAERKRQGLSRTQAAAVCNVSPSFIRDAESTPERCSLGKLLLLVQGLGLSVQVVGWGDEVTGMALPPDATPHAQGGPSA, translated from the coding sequence ATGAAGCTCCAGGTACCCGATCTTTCCCCGCTGGCCCAGCGCCTGGCTGCCGAGCGCAAGCGCCAGGGGTTGTCGCGCACGCAAGCGGCAGCGGTGTGCAATGTGAGCCCGTCTTTCATCCGCGATGCAGAGAGCACGCCCGAACGCTGTTCACTGGGCAAGCTGCTGCTGCTGGTGCAAGGCTTGGGCTTGTCGGTGCAGGTGGTGGGCTGGGGCGACGAGGTGACCGGCATGGCACTGCCGCCAGATGCCACACCCCACGCCCAGGGCGGGCCCAGCGCATGA
- a CDS encoding DUF5615 family PIN-like protein, whose product MKLLLDENLSRRLVPFLQHAYPGTSQVVLLGLESASDREVWQKAKDDGYVIVTRDADFQELSLVWGQPPKVVRLRTLNQTRAATLKVLLDHRELIVESLVTHGLASVEIIP is encoded by the coding sequence ATGAAGCTGCTGCTGGATGAAAACCTGTCGCGCCGCCTGGTGCCTTTTCTGCAGCACGCTTACCCGGGCACCAGCCAGGTCGTGCTGCTGGGCCTGGAATCGGCCTCGGACCGCGAGGTGTGGCAAAAGGCCAAAGACGACGGCTACGTGATCGTGACCCGCGATGCGGATTTTCAAGAGCTCTCGCTGGTGTGGGGGCAGCCGCCCAAGGTGGTGCGACTGCGCACACTGAACCAGACGCGAGCCGCTACGCTGAAGGTGCTGCTCGACCACCGCGAACTGATCGTCGAATCGCTGGTAACCCACGGTCTGGCGTCGGTAGAGATCATTCCTTGA
- a CDS encoding DUF433 domain-containing protein, with amino-acid sequence MDRITLEPGKRGGRPCVRNLRITVYDVLSMLSSGMSTPEILDDFPELTEQDILAVLAFAAEREHQVVSLKAQ; translated from the coding sequence ATGGACAGAATCACCCTCGAGCCCGGCAAGCGTGGCGGGCGGCCCTGTGTGCGCAACTTGCGCATCACGGTGTACGACGTGCTGTCCATGCTCTCCAGCGGCATGTCCACCCCGGAAATTCTGGACGACTTCCCGGAACTCACCGAGCAGGACATCCTGGCCGTGCTGGCGTTTGCCGCCGAGCGGGAACACCAGGTTGTTTCGCTCAAAGCGCAATGA